The sequence TGGTGGTGGCCACCGAGATCTCGTCCAGGCCGTCGTCGCCGCGGAAGACCAGTGCCTCCACGCCGCGGCGGGCGAACACGCCGGCCACGATCGGGGCCATGCGCTCGTCGAAGACGCCGACCGCGCTGGCTCTGGGCCGGGCCGGGTTGGTCAGCGGGCCCAGGAAGTTGAAGAAGGTCGGGATCGCCAGCTCTTTGCGGGGGACGCCCGCGTGGCGCAGGGAGGCGTGGAAGACCGGGGCGAAGCAGAAGGTGATGCCCACCTCTTTGGCGACCTGGGCCACCGCCTCGGGCGGCAGGTCCAGGCGGACGCCGAGCCGCTCCAGGACGTCCGCGGCGCCGGAGGAGGAGGACGCGGCGCGGTTGCCGTGCTTGACCACCGTGGCGCCCGCGCCGGCCGCGACGATGGCGGACATCGTGGAGATGTTCACGGTGTGCGCGCGGTCGCCGCCGGTGCCGACGATGTCCACCGTGGCGCCGGGGACGTCGATGAGCAGCGCGTGCTTGTACATCGAGCGGACGAAGCCCTCGATCTCGTCGATCGCCTCGCCCTTGGCGCGCAGCGCCACCGCCAGGCCCGCGACCTGGCTCGGGGTGGCCTCGCCGGTCATCACCCGGTCCATGGCCCACGCCGCGTCCTGGACCGAGAGGTCCTCGCGGCGCAGTACCGCCGACAGGAGCTCGGGCCACGTGCGCTGCTCGGTCATCGGCGGTTCGCCTCCGTCTACGGAACGCTGGGAACGCTCGGATCGCTCGGGTCGCTCAAAGGAGTGAATCTCGGAAGGAGAAGCGGCCCGGGGCCCGCACGGCCCAGGGCTCCTCCACAGCGGAACCCTACGCGGCGACGCGCTTGGCGAGCCGCGCCCGGACCAGCTCCGCGACCGAGTCTGCCAGGGCGACCGGGTCGATCGGGTGCGGTGTCCACGCCTCGGCCCGCGACCAGGTGGCCAGCCAGCCGTCCTGCGGGCGCCCGGTGAGCACCAGGACCGGCGGGCACTGGTAGATCTCGTCCTTGAGCTGGCGGCACACGCCCATGCCGCCGGCCGGGGTCGCCTCCCCGTCCAGGATCAGGATGTCGAAGCCGCCCTTGTCCACGGCGGCGACCACGGCGGCCGGCGTCGCGTACTCGTGCGTCTTGATCGGCGGCAGGTCGGCCGCCACCCGGCGCCCGAGCGCCAGCACGACCTTCTCCCGGGTGGTGGAGTCGTCGCTGTAGATGAGGACTTTGATGGCGGTCTCGCTGGCACTACCAGCGTTGCCGTGCTGGTTGTTCATAAGCGCGAGCTTACTCGGCGTGCAAGCTCGGCTTCCAGACGGTCGGCCCGCCGATCCGGCGGGTTCGGCCCGGGTCTGCTCACCCGTCCGGACCAGAACCCGGCTTCCGGTCGCTTGTCCTCAGATAGGACATCTCCGCCCGACAAGGTCTGCGGCCGTCGCTCAGCTGGTCCAGACGCCATACCGAGCGTGTCCGAAGCGGCCCGGGAACACCGGGATCCGGGCCTTCGTTAACTCGATCGGCCCCATACGCACAGGACACTGGTTCCTTAACACCCACCCCCGGCGCGGAGCCGCCATGGGGTGACGACATAATGGCGGCCGTG is a genomic window of Catenulispora sp. MAP5-51 containing:
- the trpD gene encoding anthranilate phosphoribosyltransferase; the protein is MTEQRTWPELLSAVLRREDLSVQDAAWAMDRVMTGEATPSQVAGLAVALRAKGEAIDEIEGFVRSMYKHALLIDVPGATVDIVGTGGDRAHTVNISTMSAIVAAGAGATVVKHGNRAASSSSGAADVLERLGVRLDLPPEAVAQVAKEVGITFCFAPVFHASLRHAGVPRKELAIPTFFNFLGPLTNPARPRASAVGVFDERMAPIVAGVFARRGVEALVFRGDDGLDEISVATTTTVWTATGGQVHREVFDPRDVGIEYSPVSALRGADPEFNADVARRMLAGEQGAVRDAVLLSSAAALAALEPSGEPVTARLGAGLAKAAEAIDSGAAQRVLAKWVEVSERLVREG